The following is a genomic window from Lysinibacillus sp. G4S2.
AGCGGTTCTACAGTCAGGTGTACATGAATTGCAATTTTATTTAGATATGTGGCAAAAGATACGACAAGAAGGCATTTGGCAAGGGGAAATATGGAATCGTCGTAAAACCGGAGACGTATATCCTGAATGGTTAACCATTGTCGGTGTAGCTAATGATGAGGGAGAGATTACAAATTACTGTGGTATTTTCACAGATTTGTCTGAAAGAAAAATAGTAGAAAATGAACTAGAAAAGAGTTTATTAACTGACTCATTAACGGATGTATCAAATCGATTTGCATATATTGAAAGAATGGATAATCTGTTAGAATCGACTTCTACTATTTCTCATTCAGTACAGCATGCAGTCTATTTTTTAGATTTAGATAGATTTAAGCAAATTAATGATACTTTAGGACATACAATCGGAGATACCATTCTAGTAGAAGTGGCAAAGCGCCTAAAAGCATTGTTAAAAAATAAAGATATCATTGCAAGGATTGGCGGCGATGAGTTTATTATTACGTTAACAAACGTGAAAAGTGCCAAAGAAGCCGCAAACTTTGCTGAACAAATTATTGGGACTATTGAACAGCCTATGGATATTAATGGTCAGGACATTTTTATTTCTACTAGTGTCGGTGTCAGCATGTATCCAGCAGATGGCGAATCAACGGAGCAATTGATTCATAGTGCTGACAAGGCAATGACCTATTCCAAAAAGAACGACCTTAATGGCTATGCGTTTTATTTTGATGAATTGAAGACGGACTCTCAGCGTGTTTTATTATTAGATACAGAACTACGGAGAGCAATAGAAAATCGTGAATTTGAGCTTCATTTCCAACCTAAAATCTCTGTGGAAAATGAAGAGATTCAAGGCGTAGAGGCACTTGTTCGTTGGAATAGTGAAAGTCTAGGATTTGTTTCTCCAGCAGAATTTATTCCTTATGCTGAGGAAACAGGATTAATCATTCCTTTAAGCGAAGTGATTTTGGAAAAAGCTTGTGAGGCAGTTATTGAGATGCGTCAATGTGGTTACATGACTCCAGTTGCCATCAATATTTCAAGCATTCATTTTAAGCAACAAAACTTTTTAAGCACTGTTCAAGCGATATTAGAGAGTTATAACACGCCTGCTAACAATTTTGAAATTGAAGTGACAGAACGTACTGTGATGAACAGTGCAAATGAAACGGTTAGCAAACTTATGCAACTTAAGAAAATGGGCTTTAAAATTTCTATTGACGATTTTGGGACAGGCTATTCGTCTCTTAGTTATTTAGTTCGCTTCCCCCTTGATTATTTAAAAATCGATCGAAGCTTTATTCAGCATATTGGCTCACTCGACGAAAAACAGGCAGTAGTGGATGCGATAATTCAAATGTCGCATCGCCTAAAAATGAAAGTTGTTGCTGAAGGTGTAGAACAAGCACAACAAGTGGATATACTACGTAAAATGAACTGTGATATAATTCAAGGCTATTATTACAGCAAACCGTTGCCACTTCACGAACTTATTGAGTTTATGGAGTATTGGGAAATTGAGCATCAAGGAAGGAAATAATATATGGCAAACTATAAATTAGTAGCAACTGCTGCAATGGGATTAGAGTCAATTGTGGCACAAGAGGTAAAGGCACTCGGCTATGAAACAACAGTCGATAACGGCAAAGTATATTTTGAAGGTGACGAAACGGCCATTGCACGAACAAACCTATGGCTACGTGTAGCAGACCGAGTGAAAATTGTTGTAGGACAGTTCCCAGCTAAATCTTTTGAACAGTTGTTTGAAAGTGTAAAAGCTCTACCTTGGGAAAAATACTTACCAGTTGATGCAGCTTTCCCGGTATCAGGGAAGTCTGTTAAATCCAAGCTGTTTAGTGTGCCAGATTGTCAGGCAATTACTAAAAAAGCAATTGTAGAGCGCATGAAACAGCATTATAAGCGTTTAGGATTTTTAGATGAATCCGGTGCAACCTATAAAATTGAAGTTTCAATTTTAAAAGATGTGGCTACACTTACTATTGATACATCAGGTGCGGGCTTGCATAAGCGTGGTTATCGCCAAGCACAGGGCGAAGCACCTTTAAAAGAAACATTAGCAGCGGCACTCGTACAAATTTCAAAGTGGAATCCGAATCGACCGTTCGTTGATCCATTTTGTGGTTCTGGCACAATTGCATTAGAAGCAGCGATGCTTGGACAAAATATTGCACCGGGCTATAATCGTGAATTTATTTCAGAGAATTGGCCATGGATGAAGGCAAAAATTTGGGATGCCGTGCGAGATGAAGCGGATAGTTTAGCGAACTATGATCAACCATTGGAAATTTTTGGTTCTGATATCGATCATCGCATGGTGAGTATTGCACAAGAAAATGCAATAGAAGCGGGCTTTGGTGATATGATTACGTTCAAGCAAATGCAAGCACGTGATTTTACAACACAGCTAACA
Proteins encoded in this region:
- a CDS encoding GGDEF domain-containing phosphodiesterase → MNGLNDWNGLDKLDSISKYPIALMTKIFENVSEGIMITDKNKKIEMVNPAFEFVTGFKRDEVMGKSPAVLQSGVHELQFYLDMWQKIRQEGIWQGEIWNRRKTGDVYPEWLTIVGVANDEGEITNYCGIFTDLSERKIVENELEKSLLTDSLTDVSNRFAYIERMDNLLESTSTISHSVQHAVYFLDLDRFKQINDTLGHTIGDTILVEVAKRLKALLKNKDIIARIGGDEFIITLTNVKSAKEAANFAEQIIGTIEQPMDINGQDIFISTSVGVSMYPADGESTEQLIHSADKAMTYSKKNDLNGYAFYFDELKTDSQRVLLLDTELRRAIENREFELHFQPKISVENEEIQGVEALVRWNSESLGFVSPAEFIPYAEETGLIIPLSEVILEKACEAVIEMRQCGYMTPVAINISSIHFKQQNFLSTVQAILESYNTPANNFEIEVTERTVMNSANETVSKLMQLKKMGFKISIDDFGTGYSSLSYLVRFPLDYLKIDRSFIQHIGSLDEKQAVVDAIIQMSHRLKMKVVAEGVEQAQQVDILRKMNCDIIQGYYYSKPLPLHELIEFMEYWEIEHQGRK
- a CDS encoding class I SAM-dependent RNA methyltransferase is translated as MANYKLVATAAMGLESIVAQEVKALGYETTVDNGKVYFEGDETAIARTNLWLRVADRVKIVVGQFPAKSFEQLFESVKALPWEKYLPVDAAFPVSGKSVKSKLFSVPDCQAITKKAIVERMKQHYKRLGFLDESGATYKIEVSILKDVATLTIDTSGAGLHKRGYRQAQGEAPLKETLAAALVQISKWNPNRPFVDPFCGSGTIALEAAMLGQNIAPGYNREFISENWPWMKAKIWDAVRDEADSLANYDQPLEIFGSDIDHRMVSIAQENAIEAGFGDMITFKQMQARDFTTQLTDGVMIGNPPYGERIGDIEVVEQVIRDLGKVMKNYPTWSVYMLSSMKNFEELYGRQSTKKRKLFNGFIETNYYQFWGQKSKRD